The following are encoded in a window of Lynx canadensis isolate LIC74 chromosome B1, mLynCan4.pri.v2, whole genome shotgun sequence genomic DNA:
- the DOK2 gene encoding docking protein 2 isoform X1, whose product MEEVAVKQGPLYLLQQQTFGKKWRRFGAMLYGESGCALARLELQEGPEKPRRGEAARRVIRLSDCLRVAEAGGEASSPRDTSAFFLETKERLYLLAAPAAERSDWMQAICLLAFPGQRKELLGPTRKGSWPCMEENELYSSTTAAAPRKEFSVTMRPTEASERCRLRGSYTLRAGESALELWGGPELGTKLYEWPYRFLRRFGRDKVTFSFEAGRRCVSGEGNFEFETRQGNEIFLALEEAISAQKNSAPPGPQTQPATVPAVLPRPESPYSRPHDSLPPPSPTTPVPTTRPRGPEGEYAVPFDAVARNLGKSFRGILAVPPQSPVDPLYDSIEEHPAPQPDHIYDEPEGVAALSLYDSPQEPQGEAWRRQASAHRDTSSLQHVYPAGQDFSVSGWPQGTEYDNVVLKKGAK is encoded by the exons ATGGAAGAAGTGGCAGTGAAGCAGGGCCCCCTGTATCTTCTACAGCAGCAGACTTTTGGAAAG AAATGGCGCCGGTTTGGGGCTATGCTGTATGGAGAGTCAGGCTGCGCCTTGGCCCGGTTGGAGCTCCAGGAGGGCCCTGAGAAGCCACGCCGGGGAGAGGCCGCCAGGAGGGTGATCCGCCTCAGTGACTGCCTACGGGTGGCTGAGGCCGGCGGGGAGGCCAGCAGCCCCCGGGACACCAGCGCCTTCTTCCTGGAGACCAAGGAACGCCTATACCTGCTGGCAGCCCCCGCTGCGGAGCGCAGTGACTGGATGCAGGCCATCTGCCTCTTGGCCTTCCCT GGCCAGAGGAAGGAGCTGCTGGGGCCGACGAGGAAGGGCAGCTGGCCTTGCATGGAGGAGAATGAACTGTACAGCAGCACGACTGCAG cGGCCCCCCGCAAGGAGTTCTCTGTGACCATGAGACCCACAGAAGCCAGCGAGAGGTGCCGGCTCCGGGGATCCTATACCCTGCGGGCTGGAGAGAGTGCACTGGAGCTGTGGGGTGGCCCTGAGCTGGGCACCAAATTGTATGAGTGGCCTTACAGGTTCCTGAGGCGCTTTGGTCGGGACAAG GTAACCTTTTCCTTTGAGGCAGGCCGCCGTTGTGTCTCTGGAGAGGGCAATTTTGAGTTTGAAACTCGGCAAGGCAATGAGATCTTCTTGGCTCTGGAAGAGGCCATCTCTGCCCAGAAGAACAGTGCCCCTCCTGGGCCCCAAACCCAGCCAGCCACAGTCCCTGCGGTGCTGCCCCGGCCAGAAAGCCCCTACTCCCGGCCCCACGACTCACTGCCACCTCCGTCACCGACCACTCCAGTCCCCACCACCCGGCCGCGGGGCCCAGAGGGGGAATATGCAGTGCCCTTCGATGCAGTAGCTCGTAACCTGGGGAAAAGCTTCAGGGGTATCCTGGCGGTTCCTCCCCAGTCCCCAGTGGACCCTCTGTATGACAGCATTGAGGAGCACCCGGCCCCACAGCCCGACCACATATACGATGAGCCCGAGGGAGTGGCTGCCCTATCCCTGTATGACAGCCCACAGGAGCCCCAGGGTGAAgcctggaggaggcaggcctCAGCTCACAGGGACACCAGCAGCCTCCAGCACGTCTACCCAGCAGGGCAGGACTTTTCTGTGTCTGGCTGGCCACAGGGAACAGAGTATGACAATGTTGTACTTAAGAAAGGCGCTAAGTGA
- the DOK2 gene encoding docking protein 2 isoform X2 has protein sequence MRPTEASERCRLRGSYTLRAGESALELWGGPELGTKLYEWPYRFLRRFGRDKVTFSFEAGRRCVSGEGNFEFETRQGNEIFLALEEAISAQKNSAPPGPQTQPATVPAVLPRPESPYSRPHDSLPPPSPTTPVPTTRPRGPEGEYAVPFDAVARNLGKSFRGILAVPPQSPVDPLYDSIEEHPAPQPDHIYDEPEGVAALSLYDSPQEPQGEAWRRQASAHRDTSSLQHVYPAGQDFSVSGWPQGTEYDNVVLKKGAK, from the exons ATGAGACCCACAGAAGCCAGCGAGAGGTGCCGGCTCCGGGGATCCTATACCCTGCGGGCTGGAGAGAGTGCACTGGAGCTGTGGGGTGGCCCTGAGCTGGGCACCAAATTGTATGAGTGGCCTTACAGGTTCCTGAGGCGCTTTGGTCGGGACAAG GTAACCTTTTCCTTTGAGGCAGGCCGCCGTTGTGTCTCTGGAGAGGGCAATTTTGAGTTTGAAACTCGGCAAGGCAATGAGATCTTCTTGGCTCTGGAAGAGGCCATCTCTGCCCAGAAGAACAGTGCCCCTCCTGGGCCCCAAACCCAGCCAGCCACAGTCCCTGCGGTGCTGCCCCGGCCAGAAAGCCCCTACTCCCGGCCCCACGACTCACTGCCACCTCCGTCACCGACCACTCCAGTCCCCACCACCCGGCCGCGGGGCCCAGAGGGGGAATATGCAGTGCCCTTCGATGCAGTAGCTCGTAACCTGGGGAAAAGCTTCAGGGGTATCCTGGCGGTTCCTCCCCAGTCCCCAGTGGACCCTCTGTATGACAGCATTGAGGAGCACCCGGCCCCACAGCCCGACCACATATACGATGAGCCCGAGGGAGTGGCTGCCCTATCCCTGTATGACAGCCCACAGGAGCCCCAGGGTGAAgcctggaggaggcaggcctCAGCTCACAGGGACACCAGCAGCCTCCAGCACGTCTACCCAGCAGGGCAGGACTTTTCTGTGTCTGGCTGGCCACAGGGAACAGAGTATGACAATGTTGTACTTAAGAAAGGCGCTAAGTGA